The Pantoea nemavictus genome includes a region encoding these proteins:
- the potH gene encoding putrescine ABC transporter permease PotH, protein MSQISQRRVPKVVGTPLQRWATRIKMQHGRKLVIALPYLWLILLFLLPFLIVLKISFADIARAIPPYTDLVTWADGQLNLVLNLGNYFTLTDDPLYADAYLTSLKVAGISTIICLMIGYPLAWAVAHSKPSMRTILLLLVILPSWTSFLVRVYAWMGLLNNNGILNRFLMWLGVIDHPLVILYTNTAVYIGIVYCYLPFMVLPIYTALTRIDYSLVEASLDLGARPLKTFFSVIVPLTKGGIIAGSMLVFIPAVGEYVIPELLGGPDSIMIGRILWQEFFNNRDWPVASALAVIILLILILPIIWFHKHQNREVGEKE, encoded by the coding sequence ATGAGCCAGATTTCTCAACGCCGCGTGCCTAAAGTCGTGGGCACGCCGCTGCAGCGCTGGGCAACGCGCATCAAAATGCAACACGGCCGCAAGCTGGTGATTGCGCTGCCTTATCTGTGGCTGATCCTGCTGTTTCTGCTGCCATTCCTGATTGTGCTGAAGATCAGCTTCGCCGATATTGCGCGCGCCATTCCGCCGTATACCGATTTGGTTACGTGGGCGGATGGTCAGCTCAATCTGGTGCTCAATCTCGGTAACTACTTTACGCTGACCGACGATCCGCTCTACGCCGATGCCTATCTGACGTCGCTGAAAGTGGCGGGCATTTCGACCATTATCTGCCTGATGATCGGCTATCCGCTGGCGTGGGCGGTGGCACACAGCAAGCCCTCAATGCGCACCATTTTGCTGCTGCTGGTGATTTTGCCGTCGTGGACCTCATTCCTGGTGCGCGTTTACGCGTGGATGGGGCTGCTCAACAACAACGGCATTCTCAACCGGTTCCTGATGTGGCTCGGGGTGATCGATCACCCGCTGGTGATTCTCTACACCAATACCGCGGTGTATATCGGTATCGTTTACTGCTATCTGCCGTTTATGGTGCTGCCGATTTATACCGCGCTGACGCGTATTGATTATTCGCTGGTGGAAGCGTCGCTGGATCTCGGCGCGCGTCCGTTAAAGACCTTCTTTAGCGTGATTGTCCCGCTGACCAAAGGCGGGATTATTGCCGGCTCAATGCTGGTGTTTATTCCGGCGGTGGGCGAGTACGTGATTCCTGAACTGCTCGGCGGTCCGGACAGCATCATGATTGGGCGCATTTTGTGGCAGGAGTTCTTTAACAACCGCGATTGGCCGGTAGCGTCCGCGCTGGCGGTGATCATCCTGTTGATTCTGATATTACCGATCATCTGGTTCCACAAGCATCAGAACCGTGAAGTGGGAGAGAAAGAGTGA
- the potG gene encoding putrescine ABC transporter ATP-binding subunit PotG, protein MNDAIPRPPNKTAKALTPLLEIRNLTKSFDGQHAVDDVSLTIYKGEIFALLGASGCGKSTLLRMLAGFEPPTSGQIVLDGQDLSHVPPYQRPINMMFQSYALFPHMTVEQNIAFGLKQDKLPKGEINSRVEEMLSLVHMQEFAKRKPHQLSGGQRQRVALARSLAKRPKLLLLDEPMGALDKKLRDRMQHEVVDILERVGATCVMVTHDQEEAMTMAGRIAIMNRGKFVQIGEPEEIYEHPTSRYSAEFIGSVNVFEGLLRDRGEDALIIDAPGLVHPLKVQTDVSVVDNVPVHVALRPEKVMLCEEVPADGCNFAVGEVVHIAYLGDLSIYHVRLRSGQMISAQLQNAHRYRKGAPTWGDEVRLCWDADSCVVLTV, encoded by the coding sequence GTGAACGACGCGATTCCCCGCCCCCCAAATAAAACCGCTAAGGCGTTGACGCCGCTGCTGGAAATTCGCAATCTGACCAAATCTTTTGACGGCCAGCACGCCGTGGATGATGTCAGTTTGACCATTTATAAAGGTGAAATTTTTGCGCTGTTGGGTGCTTCCGGCTGTGGTAAATCCACGCTGCTGCGTATGCTGGCGGGATTCGAACCGCCGACCAGCGGCCAGATTGTGCTGGATGGTCAGGATCTCTCGCACGTACCGCCGTATCAACGCCCGATCAACATGATGTTTCAGTCCTACGCGCTGTTCCCGCACATGACGGTGGAGCAGAACATTGCCTTTGGTCTGAAGCAGGACAAACTGCCGAAAGGCGAAATCAACAGCCGCGTCGAAGAGATGCTGTCGCTGGTGCATATGCAGGAGTTTGCCAAACGTAAGCCGCATCAGCTCTCTGGCGGCCAGCGTCAGCGTGTGGCGCTGGCGCGTAGCCTGGCGAAGCGTCCGAAACTGCTGCTGCTTGATGAACCGATGGGCGCGCTGGATAAAAAGCTGCGTGACCGCATGCAGCATGAGGTGGTCGATATTCTTGAGCGTGTGGGCGCCACCTGCGTGATGGTGACGCACGACCAGGAAGAAGCGATGACCATGGCGGGCCGCATCGCCATCATGAACCGCGGCAAATTCGTGCAGATTGGTGAGCCGGAAGAGATTTACGAGCATCCAACCAGCCGTTACAGCGCCGAGTTCATCGGTTCGGTGAATGTGTTTGAAGGCCTGCTGCGCGACCGCGGTGAAGACGCGCTGATCATTGATGCGCCGGGCTTAGTGCATCCGCTGAAGGTGCAAACTGATGTCTCCGTCGTCGATAACGTGCCGGTGCACGTTGCGCTGCGCCCGGAAAAAGTGATGCTGTGCGAGGAAGTGCCGGCCGATGGCTGTAATTTTGCCGTCGGTGAAGTGGTGCACATTGCCTATCTTGGCGACCTGTCGATTTATCACGTGCGTCTGCGCAGCGGCCAGATGATTAGCGCACAGTTGCAAAATGCCCATCGCTACCGCAAAGGCGCGCCAACCTGGGGCGATGAAGTCCGTCTCTGCTGGGACGCTGACAGCTGTGTGGTTCTGACGGTTTAA